The following nucleotide sequence is from Alphaproteobacteria bacterium.
GCGCCCAGGTCAATTGCGATGCGGAATAGGGCTGGCCATTGCCGAATGGCGTGTGTTCGAACCTGGCCCATAATCCCAACCGATTTGGCACTACCAATAACAAGCGTCCGCTGCCGGTCAAAACCCGCCAGGCTTCTTGCAATAAATGATTCGGATCGCTGCAACCTTCCAGCGCGTGAACCATCAATATGCGGTCGATCGAATAATCCTGAAACGGCAAATTAGTTTCATCCGACAGCGCGGCGATATTGCGTCCATCCTCCGGCCAGGCGGTAATGCCCTGGGTGGCGGGCATGATCGCGGCCATCCGTTCGGCCTCGTCCGAGAAAATTTTCAAAAATGGCGCCGCATATCCGAGGCCCACCAGTCGTTGACCATGCAGATTCGGCCAGATTTCACGGATATGATGCCGGATCGCGCGCCGGGCGATATGCCCCAGCGGCGAATTATAAAAATGCATCAGGTCTAGAATATCGGTGTGCATTGGGCTAGATTACCCCTTATGGCCAAGATCGACATTATCGTACTTCCCGTTCTCAAAGACAACTATGCTTATATCCTGCATAATAACGAGACCGGCGAATGTGCCATTATCGACCCCAGCGTTTGGGATGAAGTGATCGCGTATTGCGATCAAAGATCCTGGAAATTGAATTATATTGTCAATACGCATCACCATTGGGATCACGTTGGTGGCAATTTGGG
It contains:
- a CDS encoding methyltransferase domain-containing protein; this encodes MHTDILDLMHFYNSPLGHIARRAIRHHIREIWPNLHGQRLVGLGYAAPFLKIFSDEAERMAAIMPATQGITAWPEDGRNIAALSDETNLPFQDYSIDRILMVHALEGCSDPNHLLQEAWRVLTGSGRLLLVVPNRLGLWARFEHTPFGNGQPYSASQLTWALRQELFTPTQVVRALYTPPTQSRFLLSSSRAFEKVGRAIFPQFSGLLLIEAKKEVYSAHPMRYRRVKSTAPIFPAPPAPVTPPPV